A single region of the Panthera tigris isolate Pti1 chromosome B1, P.tigris_Pti1_mat1.1, whole genome shotgun sequence genome encodes:
- the LOC102954512 gene encoding ATP synthase membrane subunit K, mitochondrial-like → MAGPETDAQFQFTGMKKHFSSYTLTGRMNCVLATYGGIALMVLYFKLRSKKTPAVKAT, encoded by the coding sequence ATGGCAGGTCCAGAAACTGATGCCCAATTCCAATTCACTGGTATGAAAAAACACTTCAGCTCTTACACCCTCACAGGTAGAATGAATTGTGTACTGGCCACATATGGAGGCATCGCTTTGATGGTCTTGTACTTCAAGTTAAGGTCTAAAAAAACACCAGCTGTGAAAGCAACATAA